A single uncultured Acetobacterium sp. DNA region contains:
- a CDS encoding ABC transporter ATP-binding protein translates to MTILNAKNLTKTFGKKTALAQIDLDIPRGRIIGLLGPNGSGKSTFIKLATGLLVPTSGEITIDGVAPGVDTKSKTSYLSERTYLNGWMRVNELLAFFEDFYQDFNRIKAENMLKDLNINPNDRLKTMSKGTKEKVQLILVMSRSAELYLLDEPIGGVDPAARDYILNTIITNYKEDASVIISTHLIADVEQILDDIVFISNGEITLTSSVDEIRETHNQSVDGLFREVFKC, encoded by the coding sequence ATGACGATATTAAACGCTAAAAACCTGACCAAAACATTTGGCAAAAAGACCGCCCTGGCGCAAATTGACCTGGACATCCCCAGAGGACGGATTATTGGTCTGCTTGGGCCAAATGGCAGCGGCAAGAGCACCTTTATCAAGCTGGCCACCGGACTGCTGGTGCCGACGTCTGGTGAAATTACTATTGATGGGGTGGCGCCGGGGGTTGACACCAAATCGAAAACCTCATACCTGTCCGAACGCACCTATCTTAACGGGTGGATGCGCGTGAACGAGCTGCTGGCTTTTTTTGAAGATTTTTATCAGGACTTCAACCGCATTAAGGCCGAAAACATGCTCAAGGATTTAAATATCAACCCCAACGACCGCTTAAAGACCATGTCCAAGGGCACCAAAGAAAAGGTGCAGCTTATTTTAGTGATGAGCCGATCAGCCGAGCTTTATCTGCTGGATGAACCGATTGGCGGCGTCGATCCGGCCGCCCGGGATTATATTCTCAATACGATTATTACCAATTATAAAGAAGATGCCTCGGTGATTATCTCAACTCACTTAATTGCCGATGTTGAACAGATACTCGACGATATCGTCTTTATTTCAAATGGGGAAATAACACTGACTTCTTCAGTCGACGAAATAAGAGAAACACATAACCAGTCAGTGGATGGATTATTCAGGGAGGTTTTTAAATGTTAA
- a CDS encoding CARDB domain-containing protein: MKAKTKFGFTTKAIFSAVMVGLLLLLCFSPTAVAAPEQPLLQISSVTFNPTTVSPGKEFKMIVTLTNHGDYNAHNVTLDVLSQSGVADLGVFSMVGSGSHFYLEKIASGESATIEILMVSSPNAEAKNYNLNLQLNCETSGGEAYNFTETVGIVINESDSMSIIAPDRFVLKKNDKGVTPVEFEIANYGSNPVRGVQVNISADGVDFSKDYQYYGTFEKDDNDDFSADVTTAETGEFPGKITLKYMDSFNNERTLEKNITIVSEESTKQATDSGDENIFQKFLRVVFGIGA; encoded by the coding sequence ATGAAAGCAAAAACAAAATTCGGTTTCACAACAAAAGCAATATTTTCCGCCGTGATGGTGGGTTTATTGCTATTGTTATGTTTTAGCCCAACGGCCGTGGCAGCCCCAGAGCAGCCCCTGTTGCAGATCAGTTCGGTGACCTTTAATCCGACCACCGTATCGCCGGGAAAAGAATTTAAAATGATTGTTACCTTAACCAATCATGGGGATTACAATGCCCATAATGTGACCCTGGACGTCTTATCCCAATCTGGAGTGGCTGATTTAGGCGTCTTTTCAATGGTGGGCAGCGGCAGTCATTTTTATCTGGAAAAAATTGCTTCGGGAGAGAGTGCTACCATCGAAATACTGATGGTCTCATCACCCAATGCTGAAGCCAAGAACTATAACCTGAACCTGCAGTTAAACTGCGAAACCAGCGGCGGAGAAGCCTATAATTTTACTGAAACGGTGGGAATTGTTATTAATGAAAGTGATTCGATGTCAATTATTGCCCCAGACCGTTTTGTGCTTAAAAAAAATGACAAAGGTGTCACCCCGGTGGAATTTGAAATTGCCAATTATGGTTCCAATCCGGTGCGCGGGGTGCAGGTGAACATTTCCGCCGATGGGGTTGACTTTTCTAAAGACTATCAGTATTATGGGACCTTTGAAAAAGACGACAATGACGATTTTTCAGCTGATGTCACCACCGCCGAAACGGGCGAATTTCCTGGCAAGATAACGCTGAAATATATGGATAGTTTTAATAATGAACGAACCTTGGAAAAAAATATTACCATTGTTTCGGAAGAATCCACTAAACAAGCGACTGACAGCGGAGATGAGAATATTTTCCAGAAATTTTTGCGGGTTGTTTTTGGCATTGGGGCATAG
- a CDS encoding rubredoxin has product MQKYECDVCGYIYDPELGDPDNGVAAGTAFADIPEDWVCPECGVDKNSFSEV; this is encoded by the coding sequence ATGCAAAAATATGAATGTGATGTCTGTGGTTATATTTATGACCCAGAATTAGGTGATCCAGACAACGGTGTAGCAGCAGGAACTGCGTTTGCGGATATTCCAGAAGATTGGGTATGTCCTGAGTGTGGAGTTGATAAAAACAGTTTTTCAGAAGTATAA
- a CDS encoding ABC transporter ATP-binding protein, whose translation MFIQVRDLHKDFKLGKEDIHILKGINLDIEQGEMVALLGPSGSGKSTFLNVLGGLVPPTSGEIKIRDYLISEMTENELCLFRREHLGFIFQSYNLISTMTAMENVALALTFAGVKKEIRRERAKEALEVVGLVDRMGHKPSELSGGQQQRVSIARALVNHPEIILADEPTGNLDSKTSADIMEMIYRLNREENQTFVIVTHDPDTTKYCTKVIHMQDGLIERSENQ comes from the coding sequence ATTTTTATCCAAGTCAGAGATTTGCACAAAGATTTTAAGTTGGGGAAAGAAGACATCCACATCCTCAAGGGAATCAATTTGGACATTGAACAAGGGGAAATGGTGGCCCTTCTGGGTCCTTCGGGATCGGGAAAATCCACCTTTTTAAATGTACTGGGCGGGTTGGTACCACCGACATCCGGAGAAATCAAAATTCGGGATTATCTGATCAGCGAGATGACCGAGAACGAACTTTGTCTTTTCAGGCGGGAACACCTGGGCTTTATTTTTCAATCCTATAATCTAATCTCCACCATGACGGCGATGGAAAATGTGGCCTTAGCGCTGACCTTTGCCGGAGTTAAAAAAGAAATCCGCCGGGAACGAGCCAAAGAAGCTCTGGAAGTGGTGGGACTGGTCGATCGGATGGGCCACAAGCCCAGTGAACTGTCCGGTGGCCAGCAGCAACGGGTCAGTATTGCCCGAGCCTTAGTTAACCACCCGGAGATTATTCTGGCCGATGAACCAACCGGAAATCTGGATTCCAAAACCAGTGCCGATATTATGGAGATGATTTATCGACTCAATCGGGAAGAAAATCAAACCTTTGTCATTGTCACCCATGATCCGGACACCACCAAGTATTGCACCAAGGTCATCCATATGCAGGATGGCCTTATTGAACGTTCTGAGAACCAATAG
- a CDS encoding ABC transporter permease: MLTKLLKNEIKATGRIFLPLYGALLILTIVTKLALAFGAPDFFSDNVATNPFMEVVIGISFTLYFIAVVALSVMTLVMIIQRFYKNLFTDEGYLMFSLPVKTWELVISKLLVGLMWSAVCTLMFVISFFILSLGSFTMMDLTQGISAAYMDYFNTFGASLNILIFEIIIFGIVSTIASILMIYVSIAIGQLFNQHRIVASFGAYIVITIAIQIISSIMMAIFAIGNLDTVISQGNDIQAMEMMHWLINGTTLLNVMLCGGFYFATQYIMKNRLNLE; the protein is encoded by the coding sequence ATGTTAACAAAGTTACTCAAAAACGAAATAAAGGCCACAGGGAGAATTTTCCTCCCCTTATACGGAGCGCTGCTGATTTTAACAATTGTTACAAAATTGGCATTGGCTTTCGGTGCCCCCGATTTTTTTAGTGATAATGTGGCCACCAACCCGTTTATGGAAGTGGTGATCGGAATCAGTTTCACCCTATATTTTATTGCCGTGGTGGCCTTATCCGTGATGACGCTGGTGATGATTATTCAGCGGTTTTATAAAAATTTATTTACCGACGAGGGCTATCTGATGTTTTCGCTGCCAGTTAAGACCTGGGAACTGGTTATATCTAAACTATTAGTGGGACTGATGTGGTCAGCCGTCTGTACGCTGATGTTCGTGATCTCATTTTTTATTCTCTCACTGGGTTCATTTACGATGATGGATCTGACCCAGGGTATTAGCGCCGCATATATGGATTATTTTAACACCTTTGGAGCGAGTCTTAATATTTTGATTTTTGAAATCATTATTTTTGGAATTGTCAGTACCATCGCTTCGATTCTGATGATTTATGTATCGATTGCGATTGGCCAATTATTTAATCAACACCGGATCGTGGCCTCGTTTGGAGCCTATATCGTCATTACCATTGCGATTCAGATTATCAGCTCAATCATGATGGCCATTTTTGCCATCGGCAATCTGGATACCGTGATTTCCCAAGGCAATGATATTCAGGCGATGGAGATGATGCATTGGCTCATCAATGGCACGACCTTATTAAATGTGATGTTATGCGGCGGCTTTTATTTTGCCACCCAATATATTATGAAAAATCGTTTAAATCTGGAATAA
- a CDS encoding methyl-accepting chemotaxis protein, whose translation MKWFYNLKIGRKVILGYLIIAAIAGGIGAMGLVGIQKISQQDVYLYEKMAKPLGELVYIVDSFQGIIGKVDDLTGATTPDDIDAIEKEILKKNARFDSNLKTFQTTLMDPEAIKIADETYLLKDQFDAMVTEMFNLVHQGKSAEAAVLAKSSEFEAIHTQIEANYREMMELKLAIVKATAKSNQAIAASSTLLTIILLVVGVILSLLLGLLIASTITKPIASIKLMIKEMSLGHLGMRLNMDYQDEVGEMAAAMDHFADDLQHVVIETMHQISAGDLSADIEPKDDQDEITPALKQTIETIRGLIAESVMLSQAAVEGRLEIRGNADAFNGGFREILVGFNHTLEALVVPLNVAAECVSQIGCGIIPEKIEDTYYGDFETFKNSLNACIDGLEALKEGNDVLGLMNQNDFSQSIQGDYLGIYAEIAESINGIRRLLLTITRIAGNISQGDLSDLPELQRDGKRSENDRLMPTLVGMMENIYLLVAETETMAQIAVEGDLSYRGDSSKFSGEYATVIDGFNQTLNAVIEPVKEASSVLQELAQGNLQTMVMGEYQGDHAKIKEDLNQTIVSLEAYVGEIIGTLAAMGRGNLNQEITTEFRGDFSAIKMSLNDINMQLSTTLYDIDAVSAQVESGAIQISDSGQALAQGTTEQASSIQELTASIEEVADETKHNAIRANEANERAIAVRNNAEVGNKQMGKMVAAMVEINDSSQNISKIIKVIDDIAFQTNILALNAAVEAARAGQHGKGFAVVAQEVRNLAVRSSAAAKETTSLIEGSIDKVETGTRIADETAVSLKEILAEIEKVTDLVKNIAQASSDQAREIGQINQGIDQVSMVVQTNSATAEQSAAASEELSGQAQMLKQMVGEFEIRPQR comes from the coding sequence ATGAAATGGTTTTATAATTTAAAAATAGGCCGCAAAGTAATTTTGGGATATCTGATCATCGCCGCCATTGCCGGGGGGATTGGCGCCATGGGACTAGTGGGAATTCAGAAAATCAGTCAGCAGGATGTCTATCTTTATGAGAAAATGGCCAAGCCGTTGGGCGAACTGGTTTATATTGTCGACTCCTTTCAGGGGATTATCGGCAAGGTTGACGATTTAACTGGGGCCACCACGCCGGATGACATTGATGCCATTGAAAAAGAAATTCTCAAAAAAAATGCCCGCTTTGATTCCAATCTTAAAACCTTTCAAACGACCTTGATGGATCCGGAAGCCATCAAAATAGCCGATGAAACCTATTTGCTCAAAGATCAGTTTGATGCGATGGTCACCGAAATGTTTAATCTTGTTCATCAGGGGAAATCGGCGGAAGCAGCTGTTTTAGCAAAGAGCAGTGAGTTTGAAGCGATCCACACCCAAATCGAAGCCAACTACCGGGAAATGATGGAGCTGAAACTGGCGATTGTCAAAGCCACGGCCAAAAGCAATCAGGCTATTGCGGCATCTTCAACGCTGTTGACAATAATCTTACTGGTGGTGGGGGTGATCCTGTCACTATTATTGGGCCTGCTGATTGCCTCGACGATCACCAAACCGATTGCCAGCATCAAGCTGATGATCAAAGAAATGAGTTTGGGTCATCTGGGGATGCGGCTGAACATGGATTACCAGGATGAGGTTGGCGAAATGGCGGCGGCCATGGATCATTTTGCCGATGATCTGCAGCATGTAGTCATTGAAACCATGCACCAGATTTCAGCTGGGGATCTGTCAGCTGATATTGAACCCAAGGATGATCAGGATGAAATAACCCCGGCTTTGAAACAGACCATCGAAACCATTCGCGGACTGATTGCTGAGTCGGTGATGCTGTCCCAGGCCGCTGTTGAAGGGCGGTTGGAAATCCGCGGCAACGCTGATGCTTTTAACGGCGGCTTTAGAGAAATTCTGGTTGGTTTTAATCACACCTTGGAGGCGCTGGTAGTGCCCCTGAATGTGGCGGCAGAATGTGTCAGCCAGATTGGTTGTGGGATCATCCCAGAAAAAATCGAGGACACCTACTATGGCGATTTCGAAACCTTTAAAAACAGTCTCAACGCCTGCATTGACGGCCTGGAAGCCCTAAAAGAGGGGAATGATGTATTGGGACTGATGAATCAGAATGATTTTTCCCAATCAATCCAGGGTGATTATCTGGGGATTTACGCCGAAATTGCCGAGTCCATCAATGGCATTCGCAGACTGCTGCTGACGATTACCAGGATTGCCGGAAATATCAGCCAAGGAGATCTCAGCGATTTGCCGGAGCTGCAGCGGGACGGGAAACGCAGCGAAAATGATCGTCTGATGCCAACCCTGGTGGGGATGATGGAAAATATTTACTTGCTGGTGGCCGAAACCGAAACCATGGCGCAGATTGCGGTGGAAGGGGATTTGAGCTATCGCGGTGACAGCAGCAAGTTCAGCGGCGAGTACGCTACTGTCATCGACGGCTTTAATCAGACCCTGAATGCGGTGATCGAACCGGTCAAAGAAGCTTCCAGTGTACTTCAGGAATTGGCCCAGGGTAATTTGCAGACCATGGTGATGGGAGAATACCAAGGCGATCACGCTAAAATTAAAGAGGATCTCAATCAGACTATCGTTTCCCTGGAAGCCTATGTGGGCGAAATTATCGGGACTCTGGCAGCCATGGGGCGGGGGAATCTCAATCAGGAAATTACCACCGAATTCCGGGGCGATTTTTCAGCCATAAAAATGTCCCTCAATGACATCAATATGCAGCTGAGTACCACGCTTTACGACATCGATGCAGTTTCAGCCCAGGTCGAAAGTGGCGCTATCCAAATTTCTGACAGCGGTCAGGCGTTGGCTCAGGGCACCACCGAACAGGCCAGCTCGATCCAGGAACTGACCGCCTCCATCGAAGAGGTCGCAGATGAAACGAAACACAATGCCATTCGGGCCAACGAAGCCAATGAACGGGCGATTGCTGTTCGCAACAATGCCGAAGTTGGTAACAAGCAAATGGGAAAAATGGTGGCCGCCATGGTTGAGATCAATGATTCGTCTCAAAATATTTCTAAAATCATCAAGGTGATTGATGACATTGCTTTCCAAACCAATATTTTAGCCCTCAATGCGGCCGTCGAAGCGGCCCGGGCCGGCCAGCACGGCAAAGGCTTTGCCGTGGTTGCTCAGGAGGTGAGAAATCTGGCGGTTCGCAGCAGTGCGGCTGCCAAAGAGACCACCAGTCTGATTGAAGGTTCCATCGATAAGGTGGAAACAGGCACCCGGATTGCCGATGAAACGGCAGTCAGTCTCAAAGAAATCTTAGCGGAGATTGAAAAAGTAACCGACCTGGTTAAAAATATCGCCCAGGCTTCCAGCGATCAGGCGCGAGAAATCGGCCAGATCAATCAGGGCATTGATCAGGTTTCAATGGTGGTTCAAACTAATTCAGCGACAGCCGAGCAAAGTGCCGCCGCTAGCGAAGAACTTTCCGGCCAGGCCCAAATGCTCAAACAAATGGTGGGCGAATTTGAAATCAGACCCCAGCGATAG
- a CDS encoding GntR family transcriptional regulator, with the protein MKWYIDSDRPIYKQLVEQIELRIISGFYAPGDKLESVRELAMDAGVNPNTMQKSLAELERMGLVFAQRTSGRFITEDLKVIEEAKKTIAVQEIGAFLEKMKKLGLDKSEILALMEKVAEGDNQNDDIKR; encoded by the coding sequence ATGAAATGGTACATCGATTCCGATCGGCCCATCTATAAACAGTTGGTCGAACAAATAGAGCTCCGCATCATCTCAGGATTTTATGCCCCGGGAGATAAACTTGAATCAGTACGGGAGCTGGCCATGGATGCGGGAGTTAATCCCAATACCATGCAGAAATCGTTGGCGGAACTTGAACGCATGGGCCTTGTTTTTGCACAAAGAACAAGTGGCAGATTTATTACGGAGGATTTGAAAGTGATCGAGGAAGCAAAAAAAACAATAGCCGTTCAGGAAATTGGCGCTTTTCTGGAGAAAATGAAAAAGTTGGGACTGGATAAGTCGGAAATATTGGCCTTAATGGAAAAAGTTGCGGAAGGGGACAATCAGAATGACGATATTAAACGCTAA
- a CDS encoding FtsX-like permease family protein, whose amino-acid sequence MKFRTILTIIGVVIGTSSIIVMVSIGNGAQKSITDELSGVGSVTTLQVYQDLSSMGMSAVSGGKQKDKVILNDDAIKDMKKIDGVVAVTPVVSLNGGEIELNRDQYGVSLMGIDYGVLKDMRYETTSGKKPGANDENSVILGKEALTSFTLTGISAQPEASTINMEDLIGQNVNLIVKRTNAAGEEEIRSQKLKVAGILESTGGNEDYSIIADYQLVTELNEWQTGIKSNVKKNGYAEALATVEDSSVVNSVTSEIEAMKFTVFSMQQILDSMGSVFQMLQILLGGIGGVALLVACIGIVNTMTMSIYERTKEIGIMKVIGASISDIRNMFIAESTMIGLIGGIVGIIISIALSLLINLIAGFFIGGEGGVTISYITPGLVIFALVFSALVGMLSGVRPAIKAANLSSLDAIRSE is encoded by the coding sequence ATGAAATTTCGAACGATTCTTACCATTATCGGGGTGGTCATCGGGACTTCCTCTATTATCGTTATGGTTTCCATTGGAAACGGCGCCCAAAAAAGCATTACCGACGAATTGTCCGGTGTTGGTTCGGTAACTACCCTGCAGGTCTATCAGGATTTGTCATCCATGGGGATGTCGGCAGTGAGCGGTGGAAAGCAAAAAGATAAGGTGATTCTTAATGATGACGCCATCAAAGATATGAAGAAAATTGATGGAGTTGTAGCAGTAACTCCGGTTGTTAGTCTTAATGGTGGAGAAATTGAATTAAATCGTGACCAATACGGTGTTTCTCTGATGGGGATTGACTATGGGGTCTTGAAAGATATGCGTTATGAAACCACCAGTGGTAAAAAACCCGGTGCCAATGACGAGAATAGTGTGATTCTCGGGAAGGAGGCGCTGACCAGTTTTACCTTAACGGGGATCTCCGCTCAACCGGAAGCGAGCACCATCAACATGGAAGATCTGATTGGACAAAACGTCAATTTGATTGTTAAGCGCACCAATGCTGCCGGTGAGGAAGAGATTCGCAGTCAAAAATTAAAGGTTGCTGGAATCCTGGAATCGACGGGTGGTAACGAAGATTATTCCATCATTGCGGATTATCAACTGGTCACTGAACTGAATGAATGGCAAACTGGTATCAAAAGCAATGTCAAAAAGAACGGCTATGCTGAGGCATTAGCAACCGTTGAGGATTCTTCGGTGGTTAACAGTGTCACCAGTGAAATTGAAGCGATGAAGTTTACCGTCTTTTCGATGCAGCAAATTCTGGATTCCATGGGCAGTGTCTTTCAGATGCTGCAGATTTTGTTGGGCGGTATTGGCGGCGTCGCTTTGCTGGTAGCATGCATTGGGATTGTCAATACCATGACCATGTCCATTTATGAACGGACTAAGGAAATCGGGATTATGAAGGTTATTGGGGCATCGATATCGGATATCCGGAACATGTTTATTGCCGAATCCACGATGATCGGCCTGATTGGTGGCATTGTCGGAATTATCATCAGTATTGCCCTGTCTTTGCTGATCAATCTGATCGCTGGTTTTTTTATCGGTGGCGAGGGTGGCGTAACCATTTCTTATATTACTCCGGGGCTGGTCATTTTTGCGCTGGTATTTTCAGCACTGGTAGGGATGCTATCGGGAGTCCGGCCAGCGATTAAAGCGGCTAATCTGAGTTCCCTGGACGCAATCCGCAGTGAGTAG
- a CDS encoding ROK family protein yields MGIGIDLGGTAIKGGIVNDQGEILVERLIKTESHRGYAQVVDDLVVLIKELRCSSPEEIVVGIGVPGILSSDGSTIVSCPNLQWQNVSLKYDIESQVAVEALLVNDATAACIAEAAFGSTQGRADSVMFTLGTGVGGGVILNNRVISGAHGVASEFGHMLMAANFYDCACGKNGCLETFSSATAIIRYCRMRLEEGDSSILTATPNFDGKAIMDAAKAGDELAGEAVNRLAEYLGWAIANISDIIDPEIVTIGGGLSYAGEYLLDKIKRETIKRLTYPDYARPEIVLAKFRNEAGLIGAANLKRFL; encoded by the coding sequence ATGGGAATCGGAATCGATTTAGGCGGCACCGCCATTAAAGGTGGGATTGTAAATGATCAGGGTGAAATTCTGGTTGAACGTTTAATTAAAACCGAGAGCCACCGGGGTTATGCCCAGGTAGTTGATGATTTGGTTGTGCTGATTAAAGAACTACGTTGCTCATCGCCAGAAGAAATAGTAGTCGGCATTGGGGTCCCCGGAATTCTTTCAAGTGACGGTAGTACCATTGTTTCCTGCCCCAACCTCCAATGGCAAAATGTGTCATTAAAGTATGATATTGAAAGCCAGGTTGCAGTTGAAGCGTTGCTAGTCAATGATGCCACCGCTGCCTGCATTGCTGAAGCAGCATTTGGCAGTACTCAGGGGCGTGCCGATTCAGTAATGTTCACCCTTGGCACCGGCGTTGGTGGTGGGGTAATCTTAAATAATCGGGTTATTTCCGGAGCCCATGGAGTGGCTTCAGAATTCGGTCATATGTTGATGGCAGCGAATTTTTATGATTGTGCCTGTGGGAAAAACGGTTGTCTGGAGACTTTTTCTTCGGCAACGGCGATTATTCGCTATTGCCGAATGCGTTTAGAAGAGGGCGATTCATCAATCCTGACAGCGACACCGAATTTTGATGGCAAGGCGATCATGGATGCCGCCAAAGCGGGTGACGAATTGGCTGGGGAAGCGGTGAACCGCTTAGCTGAATACCTAGGTTGGGCCATTGCCAATATCAGTGATATCATCGATCCGGAAATTGTTACCATTGGTGGCGGTTTGTCCTATGCGGGCGAATATCTGCTGGATAAAATTAAACGAGAGACGATTAAACGGTTGACCTATCCCGATTATGCCAGACCAGAAATTGTACTGGCCAAATTTAGAAATGAAGCTGGTTTGATCGGGGCGGCAAATCTCAAACGTTTTTTATAG
- a CDS encoding Yip1 family protein, protein MNYLNLLIHPVKFFKQVAEKEKLSLLVPILILVIIGLISGVVAANLVSTMDLPAEQIGMVKTVTIITAIISGTISLGVALVIKAGIFNLVLKKMGGEGSFKTAVYVIGLSYFPKIIQSIMNVFFQKPIDMTKVSQMDWVSFLGGIFSVFNIWQVVLTIIGLAVVYGVSYKKTAIPVLGFEVVMAGLSLGITLFSLNSMAALTTTAVS, encoded by the coding sequence ATGAACTATTTAAATTTGTTAATCCATCCGGTCAAATTCTTTAAACAGGTTGCAGAAAAAGAAAAACTGTCCCTATTAGTACCAATCCTTATTTTGGTAATCATCGGTTTGATATCGGGAGTTGTTGCCGCTAATTTGGTGAGTACCATGGATCTTCCTGCCGAACAGATTGGCATGGTGAAAACCGTCACCATTATTACTGCCATCATTTCCGGAACCATCAGTTTAGGAGTCGCTCTGGTCATTAAGGCCGGCATTTTTAACCTGGTGCTGAAAAAAATGGGCGGCGAAGGTTCCTTTAAAACGGCGGTCTATGTGATCGGCTTAAGCTATTTTCCCAAAATTATCCAGAGTATTATGAATGTCTTTTTCCAAAAACCGATTGATATGACCAAGGTTTCGCAAATGGACTGGGTCTCTTTTCTGGGGGGGATTTTTAGTGTTTTCAACATCTGGCAGGTTGTCCTGACGATTATTGGACTAGCGGTTGTTTATGGCGTTTCTTACAAAAAAACAGCGATTCCGGTGCTTGGCTTTGAAGTCGTAATGGCTGGGTTAAGCCTGGGGATCACGCTTTTTTCACTGAATTCCATGGCGGCTTTAACAACGACAGCTGTTAGTTAG